ATCTtaacgaagaaaataacGACAATGAGCCAGAAAAACCTGTATAATAAAGTCAAAGCTCCTTCCTTCTTAATAAGGAAGATTTCCTCTTCCCACAAAACGAACgggaaaaaaatagtgcAAAAAAGGTCACGTGAAAGGAATTCCGAGACCTAGGGCTAGCAGTTTATATTGAAAGGGTAAAGACATCAAAAGATGGGGTATTAGCCGAAGAGGCTTAGTTTAAAGTAGGGCTAAAACGGTGACCTACACACGTCGTACATAGTGAGCATTTGGTTTTGGACACCTTGTTCTCTTTTGTTCTCGTTTTTCCTTTCACTATATATTGCAAGAAATTTCACTCAGACGAACAAAGCCAGAGGATAGGAATAATTAGTTAGTAACTGTGGTACTTCCCttgtttcttgttttttcttattacCCCAAGGTTTTAACTCATTGTCAAACGTAACATCCTCCTCCCCCTCCCCACGACAGCAACCGCAACTATGGAAATGACTGATTTTGAACTAACTAGCAATTCGCAATCGAACTTGGCTATCCCTACCAACTTCAAATCGACTCTGCCTCCAAGGAAAAGAGCCAAGACgaaagaggaaaaggaaCAGCGAAGGATCGAGCGGATTCTAAGAAACAGAAGAGCTGCTCACCAGAgcagagaaaaaaagagactACATTTGCAGTACCTCGAGAAGAAGTGTTCTCTTCTggaaaatttgttgaacaGCGTCAACCTTGAAAGATTGGCTGACCACGAGGACTTGTTGACTTGTGGCCGTGATGCTTTCGCTGCTTCTCTTGACGAGTACAGAGACTTCCACAGTTCGAGAGACTCTTCCCTGGACGCCAGGACCAGCTCGCACTCATCATCCGATACGTTTACACCATCACCTTTGAACAGCACAATAGAGCCAGCGACTTTGTCGCCTAAGAGTATGCGCAATTCTTCATCGGACCAAGAGACCTCGTGGGAGCTGCAGATGTTCAAGACGGAAAATATACCAGAATCAACCACACTGCCTGCGGTAGACAACAACAACTTGTTTGATGCAGTCGCCTCGCCGTTGGCAGACCCGCTCTGCGACGAAATAGCAGGAAATACTCTACCCTTTGATAATTCAATTGATCTTGACAATTGGCGTAATCCAGCCGTGATTACGATGACCAGGAAACTACTTTGAACGAAAACATCAGTCCCAATATCTTTGCTTTCtgccttcttttttctttttttttagtcGTGGTTCTCTAATGGGGGAGGAGCCGGTTAAACTACCTTCACAGAAGCAGATTGCAAAAGAAGCGGGTAGAATTCCTTCTACACTAATAGTTTCCTGAACAAAAAGAGCctcttttccttattaTTACGGAAGGGACGGCTTGCTTGTACTGTCCGAAGCGCAGTCAGGTTTGAATTCATTTGAATTAAAcgatttcttcatcacttCGTGAATAGAATCGGCATAagggtatttttttctttgttattATCGTTATTGGTGGGTTTTTCTTTAcgtatttttctcttttgtttaCTGGCTACTGCTGTTCGATCTCCAGTTGGTGTTTACTACTACagccaaagaagaagagactTTTCAAGCATGCAAACGTGACGTTGGCGCGCCCTCCTACAATCATTTGTGGTGACCGGGCAGCGACACTGAACATAGCTCTTGGACAAGACCCTTCTTTGACTGCAAAGACCTACGCTGATATGGGGATCCGTCCAATGGGCCACGTTCTTTTTTGTCTGTCTATATAACCATCTATATGAACCATAAAGAATTCTTGATATGCCCTTGGTTGGGCAGCTTTTCAACTTCGGACTTCTACTAACGCCGCCTTATTCCCCCGAGGCAACTCCGTACCAATAAATGATAACGATAACAAAGTACCGTCGAAAAAGATGTGATAGTCATACAGTCACAATTACAGTCACTGTCAGAGTCACGCCGCCTTCAGGATCACGCTCACGTTATTCGTCCTCGAGAAGTGTTCAGGAATGGTTGTCCTCCTTCAGGTTTTAAATATTTGCACTTCTTGAGCTGAGGATACAGATATAATTACTCTTCCATAGCGCAAATCCAACAAACATGACTAACTCTGTAGATACACTGCTGATTCCAGGCCCCATCATTCTAAGCGGAGCGGTCCAGAAAGCTCTGGACGTTCCCTCCTTGGGCCACACCTCTCCTGAGTTCGTCTCCATCTTTCAAAGGGTTTTGAAGAACACCAGAACGGTTTTCAAATCAGACGCTGCTTCCAAGTCTCAGCCCTTTGTGCTTGCAGGGTCCGGTACGTTGGGCTGGGACGTGTTTGCGTCGAATTTTGCTCTTTCTAAGGCCCCTAACAAGAAGGTGTTGGTGGTGTCCACGGGGACGTTTTCGGACAGATTTGCTGACTGTCTACGTAGTTACGGTGCTGAAGTAGACGTTGTGGAGCCTCTGAAGATAGGGGAGGCGGTTCCTCTAGAGCTAATCGCAGAAAAGTTGTCACAAAACAACTATGGTGCTTTGACAGTCACACACGTGGACACTTCCACGGCGGTGCTGTCCGATGTGAAGGCCATTTCGCAAGTGATTAAGCAGAAATCGCCTGAAACGTTCTTTGTGGTTGATGGTGTGTGCTCTGTTGGTTGTGAAGAGTTTGAATTCGATGAATGGGGGATGGATTTTGCCTTAACCGCCTCGCAAAAGGCCGTTGGTGCTCCAGCAGGTCTTTCCATCTTTGTGTGCAGCAGCAGGTTCATGGACTATACACTGAATGACAGTGTGAATGGCCAGGTGCATGGCTACTTCTCGTCCTTGAGAAGATGGACACCCATAATGCAGGACTACGAGGCTGGAAGAGGGGCCTATTTTGCAACGCCACCCGTGCAACTAATTAATAGTCTCGACGTGGCCTTGAAAGAGGTCCTGGAAGAGGGGTTGAGCAAGAGATGGGATTCACATCGTGAAATGAGTGACTGGTTCAAAGACAGCTTGGTCAATGACTTGAAATTGACATCTGTCGCTAAGTATCCTTCAAACATGTCTGCACACGGTTTGACTGCCGTATACGTTGCAGACCCTCCAAGTGTCATTGCGTTTTTGAAGTCCCACGGCATAGTTATTGCCGGGGGTATTCACAAAGTTATCGGGCCCAAGTATATTCGTATTGGACACATGGGTGTGACCGCTTGTGACAAAAACTTACCTTACATGAAGAACTGCTTCAACTTGATAAAACTGGctcttcaaagaaaaaaataatcacTCACGTAGTTTTTACTTATGTATACGTATGTttatatacacatatatatgtgcatatgtgttctttttttttatggcCGTTTCAGTTCTTGCAAGATCCTATGGCAGCTCCATCTTTCATTTGGAGAAAATGAAACCATCCCCAGAAAACAATCGATGAACTTTTGTTTCACCTTGACGTCTATGATTTCATTCAGTCGAGGCATGTTTCTCTCAATTGTCCTGATTTGCACATTCTTTGGCTGGTCCAGTATGTAGTTGCCGTCTCCATCTGCGCCAAACATACCAACAAA
The DNA window shown above is from Saccharomyces mikatae IFO 1815 strain IFO1815 genome assembly, chromosome: 6 and carries:
- the AGX1 gene encoding alanine--glyoxylate transaminase (similar to Saccharomyces cerevisiae AGX1 (YFL030W); ancestral locus Anc_8.37), translating into MTNSVDTLLIPGPIILSGAVQKALDVPSLGHTSPEFVSIFQRVLKNTRTVFKSDAASKSQPFVLAGSGTLGWDVFASNFALSKAPNKKVLVVSTGTFSDRFADCLRSYGAEVDVVEPLKIGEAVPLELIAEKLSQNNYGALTVTHVDTSTAVLSDVKAISQVIKQKSPETFFVVDGVCSVGCEEFEFDEWGMDFALTASQKAVGAPAGLSIFVCSSRFMDYTLNDSVNGQVHGYFSSLRRWTPIMQDYEAGRGAYFATPPVQLINSLDVALKEVLEEGLSKRWDSHREMSDWFKDSLVNDLKLTSVAKYPSNMSAHGLTAVYVADPPSVIAFLKSHGIVIAGGIHKVIGPKYIRIGHMGVTACDKNLPYMKNCFNLIKLALQRKK
- the HAC1 gene encoding transcription factor HAC1 (similar to Saccharomyces cerevisiae HAC1 (YFL031W); ancestral locus Anc_8.36), with the protein product MEMTDFELTSNSQSNLAIPTNFKSTLPPRKRAKTKEEKEQRRIERILRNRRAAHQSREKKRLHLQYLEKKCSLLENLLNSVNLERLADHEDLLTCGRDAFAASLDEYRDFHSSRDSSLDARTSSHSSSDTFTPSPLNSTIEPATLSPKSMRNSSSDQETSWELQMFKTENIPESTTLPAVDNNNLFDAVASPLADPLCDEIAGNTLPFDNSIDLDNWRNPEAQSGLNSFELNDFFITS